The following are encoded in a window of Lactobacillus acidophilus genomic DNA:
- a CDS encoding ABC transporter ATP-binding protein, whose amino-acid sequence MNNEQHESVWSKAIPFKEQINIFKRLIGFVKQFKVDMIIALIGAFIVSVINILLPRGLQYFLDHFLLHQNTTVQIILFVGFLYAIGSILKAIIQFTYQYFFALGSEKTLESVRQALYRKLHKLGMRYFDQSPAGSIVSRVTNDTMTLSSFLTVLSTVVIGAFSVVTALIAMFTTNVIAGWIVLAFIPVMIFVVWLYSQKSSRLYRNYRERLSRINANLNESIEGVSIIQQFNQENRMTNRFEGENGGLMNTRFNMIRVNSLLLSPLTSLLYSLALAFALMYFGFPLRETFVPAGAIYAFSQYISQLFNPISTMMDQMTFFQDGIVAGKRIFRIFRILDSQQYEPKQNAQEGLTISQGKIEFKHVSFSYDGKNEILHDISFVVNPGETLGIVGHTGSGKSSIINVIMRFYEFGKGEILIDDVDIRKYPKNELRKKLGLVLQEPFMFYGDIASNIRLYNDEITDKQIEEAAKAVQANKFIEKMPDKYHAKVIEGGEELSQGQRQLISFARTLVTDPKVLVLDEATANVDTETETLIQQGLKRLRKGRTTLAIAHRLSTIADADQIIVLDKGRIIERGNHEELLAKKGYYYNLYTLQNNENKN is encoded by the coding sequence ATGAATAATGAACAACACGAATCGGTATGGTCAAAGGCTATTCCTTTTAAAGAACAGATTAATATCTTTAAAAGGTTAATAGGCTTTGTAAAGCAATTTAAAGTTGACATGATTATTGCATTAATTGGTGCATTTATTGTTAGTGTAATCAATATTCTCTTGCCAAGAGGTTTACAGTATTTCTTGGATCATTTTCTGTTGCATCAAAATACGACTGTACAAATTATTTTATTTGTTGGATTTCTTTATGCAATTGGTTCAATTCTTAAGGCAATAATTCAATTTACTTATCAGTACTTTTTTGCTTTAGGATCTGAAAAAACGCTAGAAAGTGTACGACAGGCACTTTATAGAAAATTACATAAGTTAGGGATGCGTTATTTCGATCAATCTCCTGCAGGCTCAATAGTTTCAAGAGTAACTAATGACACGATGACTTTAAGTAGCTTCTTAACTGTTTTATCTACGGTAGTGATAGGTGCTTTTTCGGTAGTTACTGCATTAATTGCTATGTTTACAACGAATGTGATTGCTGGTTGGATTGTTTTAGCATTTATTCCAGTCATGATTTTTGTAGTATGGTTATACTCACAAAAAAGTTCGCGACTTTACCGTAATTATCGTGAACGCTTAAGTAGAATTAATGCTAATTTAAATGAATCAATTGAAGGTGTTTCAATTATTCAACAGTTTAACCAAGAGAATAGAATGACTAATCGCTTTGAAGGGGAAAATGGTGGGTTGATGAATACACGTTTCAATATGATTCGGGTAAATTCATTACTTTTGTCACCTCTAACTAGTCTACTTTATTCCCTTGCTCTGGCTTTTGCATTAATGTATTTTGGTTTTCCATTGAGAGAAACTTTTGTGCCTGCTGGTGCAATTTACGCATTTTCTCAATATATTTCACAATTGTTTAATCCGATTTCTACCATGATGGACCAGATGACTTTCTTTCAAGATGGTATTGTGGCAGGTAAGCGAATTTTTAGAATTTTTAGAATTTTGGATAGTCAGCAATATGAGCCTAAACAAAATGCTCAAGAGGGCCTTACTATTAGTCAAGGCAAGATTGAATTTAAACATGTAAGCTTCTCATATGACGGTAAAAACGAGATTCTGCACGATATTTCATTTGTAGTAAATCCTGGTGAAACATTAGGAATTGTTGGACATACTGGTTCAGGTAAAAGCTCAATAATTAATGTAATAATGCGTTTTTACGAATTTGGTAAAGGTGAAATACTAATTGATGATGTAGATATTAGAAAATATCCTAAAAATGAATTGCGTAAAAAGCTGGGCTTGGTTTTGCAAGAACCTTTTATGTTTTATGGTGATATTGCTTCGAATATTCGTTTATATAATGATGAAATTACTGATAAGCAGATTGAAGAAGCGGCTAAAGCTGTTCAAGCAAATAAGTTTATTGAAAAGATGCCGGACAAATATCATGCTAAAGTAATTGAAGGCGGTGAAGAATTAAGTCAAGGTCAACGACAATTGATTTCATTTGCAAGAACCTTGGTAACAGATCCTAAAGTTTTAGTATTAGATGAAGCAACTGCCAATGTTGATACGGAAACTGAGACATTAATACAACAAGGTCTTAAACGTTTGCGTAAGGGTAGGACTACCTTGGCTATTGCCCATCGATTATCAACAATTGCTGATGCAGATCAGATTATTGTTTTAGATAAAGGACGTATTATTGAACGCGGTAACCATGAAGAATTGTTAGCTAAGAAAGGTTACTATTACAATTTATATACTTTGCAGAATAATGAAAATAAGAATTAA
- a CDS encoding M13 family metallopeptidase, translated as MRRYFAVRGGAGDVAEPDVNAKPQDNLYLAVNSEWLSKAEIPADRISTGVNSELDIKIEKRMMKDFADIASGKEKMPDIKDFDKAIALYKIAKNFEKRDAEEANPIQKDLQKLLSLGSFVELVKQAKDLFMGPYVFPFVFDVDADMKNTDVNALYFGGPSTFLPDTTTYKTDDAKKLLDVLQDQSINLLMMAGIGKTEARMYVDNALAFDAKIAKVVKSTEEWADYAAIYNPVSYDEFISKFKSFKMDEFLGKILPEKPESVIVMEPRFLDYAEELINADNFAEIKGWLLVKYINSVAKYLSQKFREASFPFAHAISGIPELPSQIKQAYRVANGAFDEVVGIFYGKKYFGEKAKHDVEDMIHNMLKVYEERIGSNDWLSEDTKKQAIIKLKALVLKIGYPEKIEKIFDLLQVDSEKSLYENEAAMDKVRTKYMLDKLTKPVDRSVWLMPGNLNNACYDPQRNDLTFPAGILQAPFYDINQSRGANYGGIGATIGHEVSHAFDNEGAKFDEHGNMNNWWTKEDFEEFNKRVGKMVDIFDGLQYGPAKINGKQVVSENIADLAGLACAVQTGKNDGVDLKDLFENYARSWMEKQRPEAIKTEVQTDVHAPQPTRVNIPVQCQDEFYEAFGVKDTDGMWLDPKDRITIW; from the coding sequence ATGAGAAGATATTTTGCTGTTCGTGGCGGTGCAGGAGATGTCGCTGAACCGGATGTCAATGCTAAACCTCAAGATAATTTATATTTAGCAGTTAATTCAGAATGGTTATCCAAAGCTGAGATTCCAGCAGATAGAATATCTACCGGAGTAAACTCTGAGTTAGATATCAAGATTGAAAAGCGAATGATGAAAGACTTTGCTGATATTGCTTCTGGTAAAGAAAAAATGCCCGATATTAAAGATTTTGATAAGGCAATTGCTTTGTACAAGATTGCTAAAAACTTTGAGAAGAGGGATGCAGAAGAAGCTAATCCAATTCAAAAGGATTTACAAAAACTTTTATCATTGGGTAGCTTTGTAGAGTTGGTAAAACAGGCTAAAGATTTATTTATGGGACCCTATGTCTTTCCATTTGTATTTGACGTCGATGCCGATATGAAGAATACTGATGTGAATGCTCTATACTTTGGTGGTCCTAGTACATTTTTACCGGATACAACTACTTACAAAACAGATGATGCTAAGAAGTTGCTAGATGTATTGCAAGACCAGAGCATTAACTTGTTGATGATGGCAGGAATTGGTAAGACTGAAGCAAGGATGTATGTTGATAATGCTTTGGCATTTGATGCAAAAATTGCTAAGGTTGTTAAATCAACTGAAGAATGGGCTGACTACGCTGCTATTTATAATCCGGTTTCATATGACGAATTTATTTCTAAATTTAAGTCATTTAAGATGGATGAATTCTTAGGTAAAATTTTACCTGAAAAGCCAGAGAGTGTAATTGTGATGGAGCCGCGTTTTCTTGATTATGCAGAAGAATTGATTAATGCAGATAACTTTGCTGAAATTAAGGGCTGGTTGTTAGTTAAATATATTAATAGCGTAGCTAAATACTTATCACAGAAGTTTCGTGAAGCATCATTCCCATTTGCTCATGCAATTAGTGGTATTCCTGAACTTCCTTCACAAATTAAACAAGCATACCGTGTTGCCAATGGTGCATTCGATGAAGTAGTCGGTATTTTTTATGGTAAGAAATACTTTGGCGAAAAGGCAAAACACGATGTTGAAGATATGATTCATAATATGCTTAAAGTATATGAAGAACGTATCGGCAGCAATGATTGGCTTTCAGAAGACACCAAGAAGCAAGCTATCATTAAGTTGAAAGCTTTAGTTCTTAAGATCGGTTATCCAGAAAAGATTGAAAAGATTTTCGATTTACTTCAAGTTGATTCAGAAAAGAGCCTTTATGAAAATGAAGCTGCTATGGATAAAGTTCGTACCAAATATATGCTTGATAAATTAACCAAACCGGTTGATCGTTCGGTATGGCTGATGCCAGGTAATTTGAATAATGCTTGTTATGATCCACAAAGAAATGATTTAACTTTCCCAGCGGGTATTTTGCAAGCGCCATTTTATGATATTAATCAATCTCGTGGTGCTAACTACGGTGGTATTGGTGCCACTATCGGTCACGAAGTTTCTCATGCTTTTGATAATGAGGGCGCTAAGTTCGACGAACACGGTAATATGAATAACTGGTGGACGAAGGAAGATTTCGAAGAATTTAATAAGCGCGTTGGTAAGATGGTTGATATCTTTGACGGTCTTCAATATGGCCCAGCTAAGATTAATGGTAAACAAGTTGTTTCTGAAAATATTGCCGACTTAGCAGGTCTTGCTTGTGCTGTCCAAACCGGTAAAAATGATGGTGTTGACTTAAAAGATTTGTTTGAAAATTATGCGAGAAGCTGGATGGAAAAGCAACGTCCAGAAGCAATTAAAACTGAGGTTCAAACAGATGTTCATGCGCCACAGCCAACTAGGGTTAATATCCCTGTTCAATGTCAGGATGAATTCTATGAGGCCTTTGGTGTTAAAGATACAGATGGTATGTGGCTTGACCCGAAAGATAGAATTACAATTTGGTAA
- a CDS encoding SAM-dependent methyltransferase has product MLEKTFYKMMLSKSFPFPVEVTYWDGKSEVYGNGTPEIHITFNEKIPMSDITKNASLALGEAYMDKKIEIQGSIQELINGAYQSADSFMRSSKFRKFLPKSKHTEKQSEEDVQSHYDIGNDFYKLWLDPTMTYSCAYFTDDNKDDLEQAQIAKVHHILNKLHPEKGKTLLDIGCGWGTLMLTAAKEYGLKVTGVTLSEEQYKLVQKKIYDEGLEDVAEVKLEDYRELGDQQWDYVTSVGMFEHVGSENLGEYFKDVAKYLKNDGVALIHGITRQQGGATNAWINKYIFPGGYIPGLVEIISRIEEANLQVSDVEMLRRHYQRTLEIWDKNFNNARPEIEKNMGERFCRMWDLYLQACAASFESGNIDVVQYLLTKGPSGKSLPMTRKYMLNDK; this is encoded by the coding sequence TTGTTAGAAAAAACATTTTACAAAATGATGTTAAGCAAGTCCTTCCCTTTTCCCGTTGAAGTAACTTACTGGGACGGTAAAAGCGAAGTTTATGGCAACGGTACTCCTGAAATCCATATTACTTTTAATGAAAAGATTCCAATGAGTGATATCACTAAGAACGCTTCTCTTGCTCTGGGTGAAGCATATATGGATAAAAAAATTGAAATTCAAGGAAGTATTCAAGAATTAATCAATGGTGCTTACCAAAGTGCAGACAGTTTTATGCGCTCTTCTAAATTCCGTAAGTTTCTACCAAAATCTAAACACACAGAAAAGCAAAGTGAAGAAGATGTACAAAGTCACTACGATATTGGTAACGACTTTTACAAATTATGGCTTGATCCAACTATGACTTATTCATGTGCTTACTTTACTGATGACAATAAAGATGATCTTGAACAAGCTCAAATCGCTAAAGTTCATCATATTTTAAACAAGTTACATCCTGAAAAAGGTAAAACGTTACTAGATATCGGTTGTGGTTGGGGTACACTAATGCTCACTGCAGCTAAGGAATATGGACTTAAAGTTACTGGTGTAACTTTAAGTGAAGAACAATACAAATTAGTTCAAAAGAAGATTTATGATGAAGGCTTAGAAGATGTAGCTGAAGTTAAACTTGAAGATTACCGTGAATTGGGTGATCAACAATGGGATTATGTAACTTCGGTTGGTATGTTTGAACACGTTGGTTCAGAAAATCTTGGCGAATACTTCAAGGACGTTGCTAAATATTTGAAGAACGATGGTGTTGCTTTAATCCATGGTATTACTCGTCAACAAGGTGGTGCTACTAACGCATGGATTAACAAATACATCTTCCCAGGTGGTTATATACCAGGTCTGGTAGAAATTATCTCAAGAATTGAAGAAGCCAACTTACAAGTTAGTGATGTTGAAATGCTTCGTCGTCATTACCAAAGAACTTTGGAAATTTGGGACAAGAACTTCAACAATGCACGTCCAGAAATCGAAAAGAATATGGGTGAAAGATTCTGCAGAATGTGGGATCTTTACTTACAAGCATGTGCGGCTTCATTTGAATCAGGAAATATTGATGTTGTTCAATATCTTCTTACAAAGGGTCCATCAGGCAAAAGTTTACCAATGACTCGTAAATATATGCTTAACGATAAATAG
- a CDS encoding lysophospholipid acyltransferase family protein: MFYKIIRPIARFIVWILNGHLHIHHKNRLPKGNYILVAPHRTWWEPILFALGASPMEFMFMAKIELFKNPVLRFILNHAHAFPVDRQNPGPSALKIPVKGLRAGKLSLIIFPSGTRHSSELKGGALLISKMAQKPMVPVVYQGPLSFKGLLKRKPLEVNFGNPITIDRKTKLTHENEEIIYQQLEDAWDKLDKELDPNFHYIAK; encoded by the coding sequence ATGTTTTATAAAATTATTCGCCCCATCGCCCGCTTTATCGTTTGGATATTAAATGGACACTTACACATTCATCATAAAAATCGATTACCTAAAGGTAATTATATTCTAGTGGCACCACACAGAACTTGGTGGGAACCTATTCTATTTGCATTAGGTGCGAGTCCCATGGAATTTATGTTTATGGCTAAAATTGAATTATTTAAAAATCCAGTTTTACGTTTTATTTTAAACCATGCACATGCTTTTCCAGTTGATCGTCAAAATCCCGGACCATCTGCCTTAAAAATTCCAGTTAAAGGATTAAGAGCGGGAAAACTTTCTTTAATTATTTTTCCATCTGGAACAAGACATTCATCTGAATTAAAGGGCGGTGCACTATTAATCTCTAAAATGGCTCAAAAGCCAATGGTTCCTGTTGTCTATCAAGGTCCGCTATCCTTCAAAGGGCTTCTTAAAAGAAAGCCATTAGAGGTTAACTTCGGTAATCCAATTACTATTGATCGAAAAACTAAATTAACTCATGAAAATGAAGAAATTATTTATCAACAATTAGAAGATGCTTGGGATAAATTAGACAAGGAATTAGATCCTAATTTCCATTACATTGCTAAATAA
- a CDS encoding GIY-YIG nuclease family protein, which produces MVELKDNERIDYMYSDDLRIIQDKTAFSFSMDTLLLAYWAKDVIRDRDKVADLCAGNCAATIYMAYFNRAHYDAIEIQDEIYSQAKRSVELNDMENRISVYKDNVLNASKHLRKDSYDVVTVNPPYFKAPEGHEVNPDPKKAIARHELLINLEQIIEVASGLLKMKGKMFMVHRPERLAEICYYCMRHDLSIKLVQPFVSHRDEDANLIIVEAVKHTGTDGTELKDAIEVHDQSGEFRPLIQRIVRETDEDRKKHAARGLYYFYVLLCNDGSFYGGFTNDLEHRLKMHNDGKGAKYTKSRRPVKMIYHEKFDDKRLALKREYWFKHHSRAWKEKFLREHNISF; this is translated from the coding sequence ATGGTTGAGCTTAAAGATAATGAACGAATTGATTATATGTACAGTGACGATTTGCGGATTATCCAAGATAAAACCGCCTTTAGTTTCTCTATGGATACCTTACTTTTAGCATATTGGGCTAAGGATGTAATTCGTGATCGAGATAAAGTGGCAGATTTATGCGCAGGAAATTGTGCTGCTACAATATACATGGCTTATTTTAATCGGGCACATTATGATGCAATTGAAATTCAAGATGAAATATATTCTCAAGCTAAGCGTTCGGTAGAATTGAATGATATGGAGAATAGAATTTCAGTTTATAAGGATAATGTGCTTAATGCATCTAAGCATTTGCGTAAGGATAGCTATGATGTTGTCACGGTTAATCCACCATATTTTAAAGCGCCAGAAGGCCATGAAGTTAATCCTGATCCAAAAAAAGCAATTGCTCGCCATGAATTGTTAATTAATTTAGAACAAATTATTGAAGTGGCTAGTGGGCTTTTAAAGATGAAGGGGAAAATGTTTATGGTTCATAGACCTGAGCGTTTAGCTGAAATTTGCTATTACTGCATGAGGCACGACTTAAGTATAAAATTAGTTCAACCTTTTGTATCACATAGGGATGAAGATGCAAATTTAATTATTGTTGAAGCTGTAAAGCATACCGGAACTGATGGAACTGAATTAAAAGATGCGATTGAAGTTCATGATCAGAGTGGTGAATTTAGGCCATTAATTCAAAGAATTGTCCGTGAAACTGATGAAGATCGTAAAAAGCATGCTGCGCGCGGGCTATATTATTTCTATGTCTTACTTTGCAATGATGGTAGCTTTTATGGCGGCTTTACCAATGACTTGGAACATCGCTTAAAGATGCATAATGATGGTAAAGGTGCTAAATATACTAAATCGCGGCGACCAGTAAAAATGATTTATCATGAAAAATTTGATGATAAACGATTGGCTCTTAAACGAGAATATTGGTTTAAACATCATTCTCGCGCTTGGAAAGAGAAATTTTTGCGTGAGCATAATATAAGTTTTTAG
- the rpsB gene encoding 30S ribosomal protein S2, whose amino-acid sequence MADVVTMKQLLEAGVHFGHQTRRWNPKMAPYIFTQRNGIYIIDLQKTIKMLDDAYNFMKAVAEDGGVFLFVGTKKQAQDSIAEEATRAGQYYVNQRWLGGTLTNWTTIQSRVRRLKQLKEMSEDGTFDVLPKKEVALLTKEMDKLERFLGGIEDMPRIPDVLFVVDPKKEKIAVHEANILGIPVVAMVDTNTDPDPIDVVIPSNDDAIRAIRLIAGAMADAIIEGKQGQDDEETLEVDFKENADGSEEIVSAEENPED is encoded by the coding sequence ATGGCAGACGTTGTTACAATGAAGCAATTGCTTGAAGCTGGTGTACACTTTGGTCACCAAACTAGAAGATGGAACCCAAAGATGGCTCCTTACATTTTTACTCAAAGAAATGGTATCTACATCATTGACTTACAAAAGACTATCAAGATGTTAGATGATGCTTACAACTTTATGAAGGCTGTTGCTGAAGACGGTGGCGTTTTCTTGTTTGTAGGTACTAAGAAGCAAGCTCAAGATTCAATTGCTGAAGAAGCAACTCGTGCAGGTCAATACTACGTAAACCAACGTTGGTTAGGTGGTACTTTGACTAACTGGACTACTATTCAAAGTCGTGTTAGAAGATTAAAGCAATTAAAGGAAATGTCAGAAGACGGTACTTTTGATGTATTACCAAAGAAGGAAGTTGCTCTTTTAACTAAGGAAATGGACAAGCTTGAAAGATTCTTAGGCGGTATCGAAGACATGCCAAGAATTCCAGATGTATTGTTCGTAGTAGATCCTAAGAAGGAAAAGATCGCTGTTCACGAAGCTAACATTTTGGGTATCCCAGTTGTAGCTATGGTTGATACTAACACTGATCCAGATCCTATTGACGTTGTTATTCCATCAAATGACGATGCTATCCGTGCTATTCGCTTAATTGCTGGTGCTATGGCAGATGCTATTATTGAAGGTAAGCAAGGTCAAGACGACGAAGAAACTCTTGAAGTTGACTTTAAGGAAAATGCTGATGGTTCAGAAGAAATCGTTAGCGCTGAAGAAAACCCAGAAGACTAG
- the tsf gene encoding translation elongation factor Ts, with the protein MAQITAKMVKELRERTGAGVMDAKKALVEVDGDMDKAVEFLREKGMAKAAKKADRVAAEGLTGVYVADNVAAVTEINSETDFVSQNDKFVKLVKDVTKTIAEGKPANIEEADELKMDDGSTLDQAFVNATATIGEKIVLRRFALEEKTDDQEFGAYQHNGGQIGVITVLEGADAATAKHLAMHIAAMNPKVISPDELDDEFITEQLALMNHKIDQDNESRELVHKKPLPHLVYGSEKQLTDDVLAKAKEDIKAELKEEGKPEKIWDRIIPGKMQRFIDDNTQVDKQFAVLSQDYIMDDSKTVGEFLKEKGAKLVAFQRFEVGEGIEKKQEDFAAEVREQMK; encoded by the coding sequence ATGGCACAAATTACTGCTAAGATGGTTAAGGAATTGCGTGAACGTACCGGTGCTGGCGTTATGGATGCTAAGAAGGCATTGGTAGAAGTTGACGGTGACATGGACAAGGCAGTTGAATTCCTTCGTGAAAAAGGTATGGCAAAGGCTGCTAAAAAGGCTGACCGTGTTGCTGCTGAAGGTTTAACTGGCGTTTACGTTGCTGACAACGTAGCCGCTGTAACTGAAATTAACTCAGAAACTGACTTCGTTTCTCAAAACGATAAATTTGTTAAGTTAGTAAAAGATGTTACTAAGACTATCGCTGAAGGAAAGCCTGCTAACATTGAAGAGGCTGACGAATTAAAGATGGACGATGGTTCGACTTTAGACCAAGCATTTGTAAACGCAACTGCTACAATTGGTGAAAAGATTGTTTTACGTCGTTTCGCTTTAGAAGAAAAGACTGATGATCAAGAATTTGGTGCTTACCAACACAATGGTGGTCAAATTGGCGTTATCACTGTCTTAGAAGGTGCTGATGCTGCAACTGCTAAGCACTTAGCAATGCATATTGCTGCTATGAATCCTAAGGTTATCTCACCAGATGAATTAGATGATGAATTCATTACTGAACAATTGGCTTTGATGAACCACAAGATCGACCAAGATAACGAAAGCCGTGAATTGGTACACAAGAAGCCATTACCACATCTTGTTTATGGTTCAGAAAAGCAATTAACTGATGATGTTCTAGCTAAGGCTAAGGAAGACATCAAGGCTGAACTTAAAGAAGAAGGTAAGCCAGAAAAGATCTGGGACAGAATTATTCCTGGTAAGATGCAACGTTTCATTGATGATAACACTCAAGTTGATAAGCAATTTGCAGTTTTATCACAAGACTACATTATGGATGACAGTAAGACTGTTGGCGAATTTTTGAAGGAAAAGGGCGCTAAATTAGTTGCTTTCCAACGTTTTGAAGTAGGCGAAGGTATCGAAAAGAAGCAAGAAGACTTTGCTGCTGAAGTTCGCGAACAAATGAAGTAG
- the pyrH gene encoding UMP kinase, with protein MSQVKYNRIILKISGEALAGDKGNGINPTVIGHLANEIKSVHDLGVEIGIVCGGGNMWRGETGAKLGMERAQADYMGMLATIMNGLALQDGLEKVGVPTRMQTSIEMRQIAEPYIRRRALRHLEKGRVVIFGGGTGNPYFSTDTTAALRAAEIGADVILMAKNGVDGIYSADPKTDPSATKFAELTQLDLISKDLKVMDRTASSLSMDTEIPLIVFNVNTPGNIKKVVMGENIGTVIRGDK; from the coding sequence ATGAGTCAAGTTAAATATAATCGTATCATTTTAAAAATATCCGGTGAAGCTTTAGCAGGCGACAAAGGCAATGGAATTAATCCAACTGTTATTGGACACCTTGCTAATGAAATTAAGTCAGTTCATGATTTAGGCGTAGAAATTGGTATTGTCTGCGGTGGCGGTAACATGTGGCGTGGTGAAACTGGTGCTAAGCTAGGTATGGAACGTGCACAAGCTGACTATATGGGAATGCTTGCAACTATCATGAATGGGTTAGCATTACAAGATGGTTTAGAAAAAGTGGGCGTTCCGACTAGAATGCAAACTTCAATTGAAATGCGTCAAATTGCTGAACCATATATTAGAAGAAGAGCTTTACGTCATCTTGAAAAAGGTCGCGTAGTAATCTTCGGTGGTGGTACTGGTAACCCATATTTCTCAACAGATACTACTGCTGCACTTCGTGCTGCTGAAATTGGTGCCGATGTAATTTTGATGGCTAAAAATGGTGTTGATGGAATTTACTCAGCAGATCCTAAGACAGATCCTTCTGCAACTAAGTTTGCCGAATTAACTCAACTTGATTTAATTTCTAAAGACTTAAAAGTAATGGATAGAACTGCAAGTTCACTTTCTATGGATACTGAAATTCCGTTGATTGTATTTAATGTTAATACCCCGGGTAACATTAAGAAAGTTGTTATGGGTGAAAATATTGGTACTGTTATTAGAGGTGACAAATAA
- the frr gene encoding ribosome recycling factor, with protein MNNETIKKAQDNMGKSIKVYQKKLASVRAGVANAALLDNVQVEYYGAPTPLTQMSSVTIPEPRVLLITPYDQNSLDDIEHALLASNLGLTPANDGKVIRLVIPQLTSERREEIAKEVGKYAEEAKIAVRNVRREAMDSLKKEEKNGDITEDEQRNLEKQVQKVTDDATKKIDQLADEKRKEITQG; from the coding sequence ATGAATAACGAAACAATAAAAAAAGCACAAGATAATATGGGTAAATCTATTAAGGTTTATCAAAAGAAATTAGCTTCAGTTCGTGCAGGTGTTGCTAACGCTGCACTTCTTGATAATGTACAAGTAGAATACTATGGTGCACCAACACCATTGACTCAAATGTCAAGTGTTACTATTCCTGAACCACGTGTATTACTTATTACTCCATATGATCAAAACAGTTTGGATGATATTGAACATGCACTTTTGGCATCTAACCTTGGTTTAACTCCAGCTAACGATGGTAAAGTAATTAGATTGGTAATTCCACAGCTTACCAGTGAAAGAAGAGAAGAGATTGCCAAGGAAGTTGGTAAGTACGCTGAAGAAGCTAAAATTGCAGTTAGAAATGTTCGTCGTGAAGCCATGGATTCTTTGAAGAAAGAAGAAAAGAATGGTGATATTACCGAAGATGAACAGCGCAATTTAGAAAAGCAAGTTCAAAAAGTAACTGATGATGCTACTAAGAAGATCGATCAGCTTGCTGATGAAAAGCGCAAGGAAATCACTCAAGGTTAA
- a CDS encoding isoprenyl transferase, translating to MSKKDNELNHLAIIMDGNGRWAKKRHKPRFVGHREGMDNVERITLAANQLGIKVLTLYAFSTENWARPKEEVAYLMNLPVRFFDKYMPTLMENNVKVNIMGYLDELPEKTYKIVQRAMSETVNNTGLILNFAFNYGSRREITSAVKELGGMIESGSLKSEEITESMISDHLMTGNFGKYRDPDLLIRTSGEQRISNFLLWQLAYSELAFSEKNWPDFDKDDLKEFVDEYKHRNRRFGKVDESDS from the coding sequence ATGAGTAAAAAAGACAATGAATTAAATCATTTAGCCATTATCATGGATGGTAATGGTCGTTGGGCTAAAAAGAGACATAAACCAAGATTTGTTGGTCACCGTGAAGGTATGGATAACGTTGAACGAATTACTTTAGCTGCTAACCAACTAGGAATTAAAGTCTTGACTCTATATGCATTTTCAACTGAAAATTGGGCTCGTCCTAAAGAGGAGGTTGCATATTTAATGAATCTTCCCGTACGTTTTTTTGATAAATATATGCCAACTTTAATGGAAAATAATGTTAAAGTTAACATTATGGGGTATTTAGATGAATTACCGGAAAAAACGTATAAAATTGTTCAACGTGCTATGTCTGAAACGGTAAATAATACTGGTTTAATTCTTAATTTTGCTTTTAATTATGGTTCTAGACGAGAAATAACTTCTGCTGTAAAAGAATTGGGTGGAATGATTGAATCTGGATCTTTAAAGAGTGAAGAGATCACAGAAAGTATGATTTCAGATCATTTGATGACTGGGAATTTTGGAAAATATCGAGATCCTGACTTATTAATTAGAACTTCTGGTGAACAAAGAATTTCTAATTTCTTGCTTTGGCAATTAGCATATTCAGAACTTGCTTTTAGCGAAAAAAATTGGCCAGATTTTGATAAAGATGATTTGAAAGAATTTGTAGATGAATATAAGCACCGTAATCGGCGCTTCGGTAAAGTAGACGAATCGGATAGTTAA